Part of the Mangifera indica cultivar Alphonso chromosome 4, CATAS_Mindica_2.1, whole genome shotgun sequence genome, ACTGTCATCAACACTACCTAACTGTTATGATCCTAAGTGTAAGGTATAAGACTTAAATCCTGTATCAGAAATTCTGAGCTTCCGATGTAGGATGTATATAGCTTTAAACtcttcaatttcaacaattagCTTTTGAGTTATAGTTTCCCAAAAttgtatcatttggtattaAAATCTTCAATATATGTCTCAATTGCAATCATGCAGCATGGGTAGTGATGTCGACATTACAATGTTTTCCCGCAGCTAGCCCGCTTGGGTACCAAAGCTACGGAATGAGATGGTATGTTATGATCCCAAATATAAGGTATGAAACTTGGATCCTATATTGAAAAGTATGGACTTTTGGTGTAAAGTGTTATATGACTTTTGACTCTCCAATCTCAATAACTAGTTTTTGGGGTGTAATTTTCTCAAGGTACATATCACTAACATATTTATGCAAAATctaattcatattttcattcaaataaaaaataaataaagaagctCCTTAAGATGATCAAGACTTAAACCACCTATTAGATGCACTATTGTAATGTTTTACGGTATAATTTAACAGCTAGAATTTGGAAAAATTTCTCGCTCGATCATATGTTAAAGGATACAAACACAAGAAAAAGGGGTTTTAGCAGAAACTAAAGTAGATAACAGCAAAATGAAAGTAGGCCAACACCGTGTAGCTCCTTAGAAATTTCTAGAAAATTTGCTCAACATCATCATACTGCTACatcatagaaaaatataagacaATGTTTATTAAGGAAGTAGTTGGAACCTTTTATactatcaatatttatattaagcTACTACATTTTGTTCACATTGTTACACTGATAGAAACGCATATCAACAAGAGTCGGAACATAATTAGAAAGCATAAAATTGTGTTCAGATTAATAATCTATTTAACAAATAACGAAAAGAAATTCAGTGCATGTGCAAGAAGGGTACAGAAATTTCTAAGGAAAATCATCAAAGAAGATGCATTTTACCTGTAAGGCCAAACCATAGCCACCATTTGTATCTTGCTCAAAATAAAGTAACTGAAAAATTACAAGAATATAACAGAAAGttctattattaattaacaacaCTTGGAAATAGATGCAGAAGAGAGTTAGAAGGCAAATAAAAGCCTCACAGAAATTGTAAAGTACGCGGGACATCTTTTGAACAAGGTCCTGCATGCAAATGTACCTTAAATTTGCTTTGTGAAGACGAAGTCACTCTCACAACAATTCCTGACTCGGCTTGTTGTTCATTTATTGTCACGCCAAAAAAGTGGGCACATTGCTTTTCTACCTGCAGGTAATGAAAACTAAGAAATAAATATGTTGTAAAAAAGAGAGCTATATTAGACGGAAGCAATGGAAGTACCTTTCCACTAACTGATGTTCCAATCGGAAGAGGTCTGATTGTGACAGTTCCATTCAGAGCTTCCTCGAGAACATTGGCTGAAATTGTAGTCTTGATTGGTACACCAAGCTtgctattaaaaaaatatatatagaataagAGATTTAAAAATAGCTTTATAATATGAAAAGCTTGATATACTTCAATGATAACATTACCTGAATAACGCTGCAAACATTGTATTGACAGTCCCCAGATTCGACAAGTCTATTTCCATATCCATGCCTTCAGAGTCAATAGCCTGTGTGGATTTATTGTCAAACACCATGTATTAAGCACGAGTGAAGTTAATGATAAGAATTTGCATTACacattagagaaaaaaatagaattaagaATTATAAAATCACTAAAACTAATTAAAGGAAGCTTGAATAAGCTGAATGGTTATAGaaacccaataaaaaatattatattaaataaataatactgacAACAAATAAGAAGTGTCAACTTCTCTCCTAAGGCCGTAGCCTCcctatatttaaatatattttatttatttcattattattattattattatttatttgatcctAACAAATGGAGATGAACAAAAGCAAAGTTGTGTAATGAACTGTTGCAAACTGAAAGATTATGTATTCATTGAACTGTTGATAGACCTCAAAAATTACCTTTCTGAAAAATTATGTGAAAGAAAGATAAGTACATCAATGATTCAGAAACAGTGCTCCAGAGAGAACTGACTAATGATTATCAAGCTACAACCCTTCAAAAGTACCACCGTTCCTTTCTCTCTAAAAAGATCACAAGGCATAATGGCAATATGAACCAACTccataattttatccttaatacaTGAACCTACCCATGCAATCATAACCAGAACTGTACCTGGAACTAAAACAATAAACTTTGGACAAGGAAAAATCAGTGTGCAATCCATAAATCCCATGCTGAGGAAATGTTACAATTGTCTCACCACTATCCTTGCAGATACAGCAGTAATCAATAATAGTTTCATTTAATGGGATTATAATGGTCAGTATTTTTGTAAAGCTGCCTTCCAAAGGAAAAGAGGAGGTAGTCTAGATTTTCAACTTTCCATATATGCTTCCAAGGAAACAAAATCCCTTCAACAGAGGAACCGCTGCTCCAGACTATACTATAAGAGCATATGGACTATGGTGGACCCATTTCAACAAATTCTATTCTCTTCACATAACAAGCTTCCAACAAATACAATATGTcaaaaagttattttacaaAGTACATCTCCCAGCACTGCAGAACTCTCAAGAAATTCAGAATCCATTGCATGATGTAATCTAATCTTGCTAAATAATCCAATGATGTGTCATTCTTTTTTCAGCAATAATAAGGAAATCTACGAAAATTGACTTCAATGCTGCTTAAATGCCACATATATATCATGCCAAAAGCATCCCTTGATACCATACTCAacataaacatgataaaatcaATAAGAGAGCTCCCAACTGTCATTGTCACCCCCCAAAGACCACCCCAATCAACCTTACATAAAAACCTGTGAAACCTACCCTTTTTTAAAGCCAACATCAGGGGTCGGAACACAGGGATATGCCATTACTCTAGTCAAACACATATTCATGGTCCATGGCCTTATATTATAACTAAACccaatatttgttttttaccatctatttgaaaagtttatcGTTGCATCTTAAAGTCACAAGTTTCAAACTCCCTGTACTAAAAAGATACTTctgatttatcatattttaatcaaaaagtCATATCATagtataaatttgttttcagtATGAAATGTGTAAGCAATCAACTAAAAGCGCCTAAAACTATAATGTGCAAAACCACACACATGGTTACATGAACAGCTGCAAACTTCACCAAAGCAAACATCATGTCAAAGAGAGAGAAGGAGAAGAGTTACCTCAAACCCTGCATTGTCGTACTGTCTTCTCTTCTCTGGGTCAGATAAAATACTATATGAATATGCAACCTCCTTAAATAGTTCAGAGGCTTCAGGATTGTTAACATTCTTGTCAGGATGATACCTGTCCAAGATTAAGAAGACAAATGATTAAGCGAACTCAGTAAAGgatgtataaataattgttaaaaaacaGAATGATAAAATAGTACAAATGATCAAATATACTAAGTTAATGACTCACAAAATTCACAAAAtactttcaattttctttttcaaaaaagcCTTTTATCCAGAATTTGAAGCAACAAATAATGGAGTATCTGCTTACCAGATGAAAATTAAATAGTcccattaaaattaattagcaTTTTTAGCTTCAAACCCCCGACTTGAATCATCCACCAAAACATAAATGAAACAGTCACTAAAACTGATGGCTTATTAAGACaatataaaatccaaattcaAGTGTGTTACTGTTAAGTAAATCCAACAGTCCATCATATCAATCACTAAACCCTGTCCATTGCAAATCTTGAGGCCATTTCACAATTCACAACACATGTTCTCTTTTCCACCGTGGAAACCTAAGGATCTTGAATTCATCTAGAAACTTCTCAAATTCAGCATCAAATGGCCACGTAAACAAATTTGACACAACCCATTTCTCAAAAACACTTCCTCAACATACAAGAagcaaaattttcaacaaaaatgaaacctatagatatataaaagaaGCAAACTTACTTGAGAGCAAGCTTTCTATAAGCCGTTTTAATTTCCTGATCAGAAGAATCCCTTGTAACACACAATACCTCATACGGGTCCCGACGAATTGTGGGGGCAGATGACCCCTCCTCCTTCGAACTCATGGCTTCTCTCCTCCTCTAACAGAAGTTCGTTAATTTATCTCCAAAGATCTACACTTTATCTTCAACCCTCACAATGAATTAATCAAAGTATCAAAATTACACACAATTCAAAAAGTTATTGGATCGCtctacaaattttttttccaacctTGGGAAAgacaaaaactttataaatttacaagataaaaacacaattttgaCATC contains:
- the LOC123214183 gene encoding chaperone protein dnaJ 15-like isoform X1, with the translated sequence MSSKEEGSSAPTIRRDPYEVLCVTRDSSDQEIKTAYRKLALKYHPDKNVNNPEASELFKEVAYSYSILSDPEKRRQYDNAGFEAIDSEGMDMEIDLSNLGTVNTMFAALFSKLGVPIKTTISANVLEEALNGTVTIRPLPIGTSVSGKVLPLLPSNIALFFTTYLFLSFHYLQVEKQCAHFFGVTINEQQAESGIVVRVTSSSQSKFKLLYFEQDTNGGYGLALQEDSEKAGKVTSAGMYFLHFQVYRMDSTVNALAMAKDPEAAFFKRLEGLQPCEVSGLKAGTHIFAVYGDNFFKTAAYTIEALCAKTYEDTTHKLKDIEAQILRKRTELREFETEYRKALARFQEVTNRYSQEKQSVDELLKQRDAIHSAFTVTRTVIPSNLSSNNLSNGSSSKVTGEDMKAESPVEDGSSDGKDKSARKKWFNLNLKGSDKKLG